From a single Anoplolepis gracilipes chromosome 3, ASM4749672v1, whole genome shotgun sequence genomic region:
- the LOC140664311 gene encoding dynein regulatory complex protein 9: MEAESTVKFSPAEREIVLEVLEECADSLVVYHNTLRQQPEMRDERISETSILQSLIGNVAEMTDSRREAMREKLQRDSLYVSGIIHGLKREITECGTIEILIKEIEKITSQEEQEHSLSEENGRMQTIVTELRKTIADKKTSNEKEEESLTKKLTLTRDEKERLKLIKDVEMRYVRAWETARREQNVLRYKLEMDELQKTLNNYYVSEKNENRVNSELTRYLTWRIAFIENRIEQWRERYDREKEIYEKELDKIRNEIEDARKYLERLTTEYCSNQEFIDTYLAEQEALRRQKEHEDHVQRCTIRIQAWWRGVMVRRKLGPYRPEEKKKKRPVKTKK; encoded by the exons atGGAAGCGGAAAGTACCGTAAAATTCTCACCGGCGGAACGCGAGATTGTTTTGGAGGTCTTAGAGGAATGCGCGGACTCATTAGTCGTTTACCATAATACTCTGAGACAACAACCGGAGATGAGAGATGAGAG AATTTCGGAAACGTCAATTCTGCAGTCGCTTATCGGAAACGTCGCGGAGATGACGGATTCACGGAGGGAAGCTATGCGTGAAAAGCTTCAACGAGACAG TTTGTATGTGAGCGGTATAATACATGGCTTGAAACGAGAAATTACTGAATGCGGGACTatcgagatattaattaaagagatcGAGAAAATCACGTCGCAGGAAGAGCAAGAACATTCTTTATCGGAGGAGAACGGAAGAATGCAGACTATCGTAACAGAGTTACGAAAAACGATTGCTGATAAGAAAACATCGAACGAGAAGGAGGAAGAAAGTTTAACAAAGAAACTCACTTTAACACGg GACGAGAAGGAGAGACTAAAACTAATTAAGGACGTAGAAATGAGATACGTCCGAGCTTGGGAGACGGCACGTCGAGAACAGAACGTGCTGCGTTACAAGTTAGAGATGGACGAACTGCAGAAgactttgaataattattacgtaagCGAGAAAAACGAGAATCGCGTGAATAGTGAATTGACGCGTTATTTGACGTGGCGTATAGCG TTCATCGAGAATCGAATCGAGCAATGGCGGGAGAGGTATGATCGAGAGAAGGAAATTTATGAGAAAGAGCTCGACAAAATACGCAATGAGATAGAAGATGCTCGGAAATACTTGGAGCGGCTTACAACGGAG TACTGTAGCAATCAGGAATTCATCGACACATATCTCGCGGAGCAGGAGGCACTTCGAAGGCAAAAGGAACACGAGGATCACGTGCAACGTTGTACAATCAGGATCCAAGCTTGGTGGCGGGGCGTCATGGTGCGCCGGAAGTTGGGGCCGTATCGACCcgaggagaaaaagaagaagcggCCTGTTAAGACGAAGAAATAA